In the Nilaparvata lugens isolate BPH chromosome 9, ASM1435652v1, whole genome shotgun sequence genome, one interval contains:
- the LOC120353030 gene encoding uncharacterized protein LOC120353030, giving the protein MAPRLGLLDRFLSIAEVRSRNVKSREDGVLFRSLKVRHWNMSVRERRGALCRISTEAQWAIPIEIMGGVVVALVNRSDSSVLLFDPCRIADTTLRARILWLIHDHSMLKS; this is encoded by the exons ATGGCGCCTCGTCTTGGTCTACTTGATCGCTTTTTATCCATCGCTGAAGTGCGTTCACGTAATGTGAAAAGTAGGGAGGATGGTGTGTTGTTCCGTAGTTTGAAGGTGCGACATTGGAACATGTCAGTGAGAGAGCGCCGCGGCGCTTTGTGCCGTATATCTACTGAAGCGCAGTGGGCGATTCCTATTGAAATCATGGGTGGGGTGGTGGTCGCTCTTGTGAACCGGTCCGACTCATCTGTATTACTCTTCGACCCTTGTCGGATAGCTGATACGACGCTTAGGGCTCGTATTTTGTGGCTTATTCATGATCATTCCATGTTGA AATCTTAA